The Streptomyces liliiviolaceus sequence CTACGACTGGCGACTGCGCGACTTCGGACCGCCCCGCGCCCTGCCGCCCGCGCCCGTGGTCCTCGTCGAGGGGGTCGGCGCCGGCCGTCGTGCGCTGCGGCCCCGGCTGGCGGGACTGCTGTGGATGGAGATGCCCCACGAGGACGCATGGGCGCGCGGGCGCCTGCGGGACGGTCCGGCGCAGAGCGATTTCTGGGCAGGATGGACTCCCGCGGAGCGCCGGCACTTCGCCGAGGACCCTTCGGAGCCGTTCGCCGACCTTCTGGTACGACAGTGTTCAGACGGATATGAGGTACTGCCAGGACCTGCCGAGACGCCGCTGGGAACGCTTTCCGTCACGGATCGTGACGGGCCTGCGTCTGTGTGCTGAACTCGTGAAGACCGCTGTCCGAGAAGTTGCCTGAGTGCCCCAACTCGGCTTGACCGAGGGGCCGTACAGGTCTTACGTTCTCAAGGAGCGGCCTTCGGGGCCGCCCCACAGACGCGAGGCCCCCGGTTGTTCCCCCGTGATCGGGGGCTTCGTTCTGTCCTCAGGCGTTTTGCGGACGCTCCGAGGCGCAATTCGCTCACCCTGCGTGACCGTCCTGAGTGCGTCGCGTCCGCTCCCACCTCGAAGAACCCGTCGTGCGGCACCCTACGGTCCGGCGCTCCCCCGCAGGTACGATGCCTCTTGGTGCGACCTTCGGACGGCTGCTCTCCGCACCGCGCGCAACTCCC is a genomic window containing:
- a CDS encoding uridine kinase family protein encodes the protein MHLHTLADRLRRLPPSCGPVRLVGVDGHAGSGKTTFAERLAGALGGAPVLHLDDIATHEELFAWTGRLLREVVEPLGRGESAHYRPYDWRLRDFGPPRALPPAPVVLVEGVGAGRRALRPRLAGLLWMEMPHEDAWARGRLRDGPAQSDFWAGWTPAERRHFAEDPSEPFADLLVRQCSDGYEVLPGPAETPLGTLSVTDRDGPASVC